The Carnobacterium sp. 17-4 genome has a window encoding:
- a CDS encoding glycosyltransferase gives MKKVSIIMPIYNVAEQLEKAIQCALNQTYNNSEIILVNDGSTDASGEICDRYQLKDPRISVIHQKNAGSGFARNAGLDRATGEYIYFADPDDYFETNLIEETVGKAIESNVDVVVCGYYDERVDKEGHITTIEKKLELNGLLTKEAFKDQFRKHFSLSPYALWNKLYKHDFLKRHNCRFTNQKVGQDALFNQQVGMNVQTIYYHQKAYYHYVFREGSAVNRYRKERFFYEYTIARHFEDWMVYWDKEKEYRDLVNQHYWGALYLELSNLSWEDCPLAWTEKAERIEELMDDSKINQAISEIETEKEKNSFVRILILLMRNEKYSGALKVMQLRVTVGKKFQKSFNVIKRIFS, from the coding sequence ATGAAGAAAGTATCAATTATTATGCCTATATATAATGTTGCAGAACAACTAGAAAAAGCAATCCAATGTGCGCTGAATCAAACGTATAACAATAGTGAAATTATTTTAGTGAATGATGGATCAACCGATGCGTCTGGAGAAATATGCGATCGATATCAGTTAAAAGATCCTCGTATAAGCGTCATCCATCAAAAAAATGCCGGTTCAGGGTTTGCTAGAAATGCCGGATTGGATAGAGCGACTGGTGAGTACATCTATTTTGCGGATCCAGATGATTATTTTGAAACGAACTTAATTGAAGAAACTGTTGGAAAAGCAATCGAATCGAATGTTGATGTAGTGGTTTGTGGATACTATGATGAAAGAGTAGACAAAGAAGGCCACATTACGACAATAGAAAAAAAACTTGAGTTAAATGGACTTTTAACAAAAGAAGCCTTTAAAGATCAATTTAGAAAACACTTTTCTTTATCTCCGTATGCTTTATGGAATAAATTATACAAACACGATTTTTTGAAGCGACACAATTGCCGATTTACCAATCAAAAAGTTGGGCAAGATGCTTTATTTAATCAACAAGTAGGAATGAATGTCCAAACCATTTATTACCATCAAAAAGCCTATTATCATTATGTCTTCCGAGAAGGTTCGGCTGTTAATCGCTACCGTAAAGAACGCTTTTTTTATGAGTACACAATTGCCAGGCACTTTGAAGATTGGATGGTGTATTGGGACAAGGAAAAAGAGTATCGTGACTTAGTGAATCAACACTACTGGGGTGCATTGTACTTAGAATTAAGTAACCTATCTTGGGAAGATTGTCCATTAGCATGGACTGAAAAAGCCGAACGGATCGAAGAACTAATGGATGATTCGAAAATTAACCAAGCAATTTCCGAAATAGAAACTGAAAAAGAAAAAAACTCATTTGTTAGAATACTAATTCTACTAATGAGAAACGAAAAATATTCTGGGGCACTAAAAGTGATGCAGTTGAGAGTAACAGTAGGAAAGAAATTTCAAAAAAGCTTTAACGTGATTAAGAGAATATTTAGTTAA
- the galE gene encoding UDP-glucose 4-epimerase GalE, producing MAILVTGGAGYIGSHTTVELLNAGHEVVIVDNFSNSKPEVLNRIKEITGKSFSFYEVDVLNKKELEAIFKLHDIEAVIHFAGYKAVGESVSEPLKYYHNNLTSTFVLAELMEAYNVKKMVFSSSATVYGMNNISPLTEDLLLSTTNPYGTTKMMIEQILQDVYVSDPSWSIALLRYFNPIGAHESGRIGEDPNGIPNNLMPYITQVAVGKRDQLSVFGGDYDTADGTGVRDYIHVVDLAKGHLKAVEKVLSTEGIEAYNLGTGIGYSVLDVVTNFEKATGENVPYSITDRRPGDIATCYSDASKAATELSWKAEHTLEDMCRDSWKWQETNPNGYEELNVEQTH from the coding sequence ATGGCCATTTTAGTAACTGGTGGTGCTGGTTATATCGGCAGCCATACAACTGTAGAATTATTGAATGCTGGACATGAAGTTGTCATCGTAGATAATTTTTCAAACAGCAAGCCTGAAGTGTTAAATCGAATTAAGGAAATTACTGGAAAATCGTTTTCTTTTTATGAAGTAGACGTATTAAATAAAAAAGAGTTAGAAGCAATTTTCAAACTTCATGACATTGAAGCTGTTATACACTTTGCGGGTTACAAAGCTGTAGGTGAATCCGTTAGTGAACCGTTAAAATATTACCACAATAACTTAACTAGCACCTTTGTTTTGGCTGAGTTAATGGAAGCTTATAATGTTAAAAAAATGGTTTTCAGTTCTTCTGCAACAGTTTATGGGATGAACAACATTTCTCCGTTAACTGAAGACTTGCTTTTAAGCACAACAAATCCATATGGCACAACTAAAATGATGATTGAACAAATCTTACAAGATGTTTATGTTTCGGATCCTTCTTGGAGTATCGCTTTACTTCGTTACTTCAATCCTATTGGAGCTCACGAGAGTGGACGAATTGGAGAAGATCCAAATGGGATTCCAAATAACCTAATGCCTTATATCACACAAGTTGCTGTAGGTAAACGGGATCAATTAAGTGTATTTGGTGGCGATTATGATACTGCAGATGGTACAGGCGTGCGCGATTACATTCATGTAGTTGATTTAGCTAAAGGCCACTTAAAAGCTGTTGAGAAAGTCCTTTCTACTGAAGGCATCGAAGCTTACAACCTTGGAACTGGCATTGGCTACAGTGTACTAGATGTCGTAACCAATTTCGAAAAGGCTACAGGAGAAAACGTGCCTTATTCGATTACAGACAGACGTCCTGGAGATATTGCTACATGTTATTCAGATGCTTCAAAAGCTGCTACAGAACTTAGCTGGAAAGCTGAACACACCCTAGAAGACATGTGTCGTGATTCTTGGAAGTGGCAAGAAACGAATCCAAACGGATACGAAGAACTAAACGTTGAACAAACCCACTAG